The proteins below come from a single Bactrocera dorsalis isolate Fly_Bdor chromosome 5, ASM2337382v1, whole genome shotgun sequence genomic window:
- the LOC105224778 gene encoding protein melted isoform X1, whose amino-acid sequence MHELFTKVLSKRDLSRAGDLFSVPDSEIVNDISEVLSDISPIISHPDYLKNNNDQSVVEICVTRVLSCIRETKTAERYCAALVDLLKTCLLWNLQPAGTTKEDPPHAKIAADIISSIFLNYDKKELMKISLPVAVQFLPKGNRELSRNLASYLSLAAIDYAYLLSPHVTSIMDSIMSGNFGLLRVLSQIYEVSPDEVSPHAPVLVALLPQCDSQEKLAVLQLYLLIAQKTPAVLENCVPRLCELLYDNETATITMQILLKISEQRPLLIVEHCEKIKAASKANPNTVSLAAQILASAGRTNKEHAQYALDFVLEHLPHADRTSQTNLLQEATKLCSSFPILFTDKVLACVRQKNALSQQKLSTSDINMDVSNKTSGGVTIVNLNSPTEPPPPAPTAAAAVVATVLNTAATANHSNVPNTSATSIPITADPVTSATTVSVAATTATTGRMHKSKNKSRSSPSSPKDGSRKALLSAHLKISTAQPTQPTAVNTNTTFIQQSHNAAVSGAPPLVPPTPPHTGYTRRVKLGDSRSTGRLHPTGNTHRSMTRLNVAGGSVGGLHKSMTRLSSSQHINQNGGSSSNNANNSQSSGNVVVQTPTGASTTTVGAGALPKTPTSPSSPGYVTPVPPLSNNVIITGHNKWGIPSTQVTSGGVTVTTSPTKVRPHSQGPTTLLNSSTALLKYSTDALNQSIGSISIPQNPVSVHHASPALPQQNNGNQKSVMKLPVNGNSTHEVIVSGPTTNMTPRRNNNNTSRTLLNANNSCILDQRMSTFEPYQIMRDPVQQFCEKHFGSIKSYMDDVSQSLPPPTRCSIEVSNEFAERRTKKVAKLHFACQIRGPHCMYSKACFTMRTRNPKTWIHLMFLDFQVRHYVKEKTVLSTREPGISNLKNIWQILKCENRSFTELVTSQFPNAKDREILVNELRHSGFLDVFEVSKTDTSNPNCNELEYQWGCLLCNHPDKAVGFLNGSNQPMIEGQLKEKKGKWRLFRRWRTRYFTLSGAHLSCKGSSGGESIDVNQIRSVKVSRGARNIPKAFEIFTADQTLILKPKDGKNAEEWVQCLSIVVAHSQARDNPTAKTNSLPARGMGSSKPSF is encoded by the exons ATGCACGAGCTCTTCACAAAAGTACTCTCCAAACGTGATCTATCCCGTGCTGGCGATCTTTTTTCGGTACCAGATTCGGAAATCGTCAACGACATCAGCGAAGTG CTCTCCGATATCAGTCCGATCATTTCTCATCCGGACTACCTCAAAAACAATAATGATCAATCGGTGGTGGAGATTTGCGTTACGCGTGTGCTCTCTTGCATACGTGAAACAAAGACTGCAGAACGTTATTGTGCCGCATTGGTTGAtttattgaagacatgcttGTTGTGGAACCTCCAGCCGGCTGGAACGACTAAAGAGGATCCACCACATGCAAAAATTGCCGCTGATATTATTTCGAGTATATTTTTG AACTATGACAAAAAGGAGCTGATGAAAATCTCACTGCCAGTCGCCGTGCAATTTCTGCCGAAGGGTAACCGTGAACTGTCCCGAAACTTGGCAAGTTATCTCTCCTTAGCAGCCATCGATTATGCCTACTTGCTAAGCCCACATGTAACTTCCATTATGGACTCCATTATGTCTG GTAATTTCGGTTTATTGCGCGTGCTTTCACAAATTTACGAGGTTTCGCCAGATGAAGTGTCGCCTCACGCACCAGTACTAGTTGCGCTGCTGCCACAGTGTGACTCACAGGAAAAACTAGCTGTtttgcaattatatttgcttATTGCGCAAAAGACACCTGCG GTACTTGAGAACTGTGTGCCACGTCTGTGCGAATTGTTGTACGACAATGAAACTGCCACAATAACAATGcagattttgctgaaaatttcCGAGCAGCGCCCGCTTTTGATAGTTGAGCATTGCGAAAAAATCAAAGCGGCCAGCAAAGCAAATCCTAACACGGTTTCCTTGGCAGCTCAAATACTCGCTTCCGCCGGACGCACGAATAAG GAACACGCCCAGTACGCACTTGATTTTGTGTTAGAACACTTGCCACATGCAGATCGCACATCACAAACGAATTTACTGCAAGAGGCCACCAAGCTATGCTCGTCATTTCCCATATTGTTCACCGATAAGGTGCTCGCTTGTGTACGTCAAAAGAACGCACTAAG TCAGCAGAAACTCTCGACGTCCGACATTAATATGGATGTAAGCAATAAAACTTCAGGTGGCGTGACAATTGTGAATTTGAATAGCCCAACAGAGCCGCCACCGCCAGCACCAACTGCAGCTGCAGCAGTGGTGGCCACCGTGCTGAATACAGCAGCCACGGCCAATCATAGTAATGTACCCAACACCTCAGCCACATCGATACCAATCACTGCCGATCCAGTCACCAGCGCAACAACCGTCTCGGTGGCGGCCACCACTGCCACCACAGGCCGCATGCACAAGAGCAAAAATAAGAGTCGCAGCAGTCCCAGTAGTCCGAAGGATGGTAGTCGCAAGGCGTTACTAAGCgcacatttaaaaattt CAACAGCACAACCAACTCAACCAACTGCTGTGAACACAAACACAACGTTTATACAACAGAGTCATAACGCTGCAGTGTCGGGTGCGCCGCCGCTTGTGCCGCCCACTCCGCCACATACTGGTTATACGCGACGCGTCAAGCTGGGAGACTCGCGCAGCACTGGTCGTCTGCATCCGACTGGCAATACGCACCGCAGCATGACGCGTCTCAATGTCGCCGGTGGTTCGGTGGGTGGCCTACACAAGAGTATGAcgcgactcagctcatcacagCATATTAACCAAAATGGTGGTTCAAGCTCTAACAATGCAAATAATTCGCAATCTAGCGGCAATGTAGTGGTACAAACGCCTACAGGCGCCAGCACAACAACTGTAGGTGCTGGTGCGCTGCCCAAAACTCCGACCAGCCCCAGCAGTCCAGGATATGTGACACCTGTGCCGCCGCTGAGTAACAATGTCATTATAACTGGTCACAATAAATGGGGTATTCCTTCGACACAGGTGACATCAGGTGGTGTCACAGTCACGACGTCTCCCACTAAAGTCAGACCGCACTCACAGGGTCCCACTACATTGCTGAACTCGAGCACTGCGTTGTTGAAATATAGTACTGATGCATTAAATCAGTCAATTG GTTCAATTTCCATACCACAGAATCCAGTTTCAGTGCATCACGCTTCGCCAGCACTGCCGCAACAGAACAATGGCAATCAGAAGTCTGTGATGAAATTACCCGTAAATGGAAAT AGTACACATGAAGTGATCGTCTCCGGCCCCACAACCAATATGACACCAcgacgaaacaacaacaacaccagtcGTACACTACTCAATGCAAACAATAGCTGTATTTTAGATCAACGTATGAGCACCTTTGAACCCTATCAGATAATGCGCGATCCCGTGCAACAATTCTGCGAGAAACATTTCGGTTCAATTAAGTCGTACATGGACGATGTATCACAGTCGCTGCCGCCGCCAACGCGTTGCAGCATTGAAG TTTCGAATGAATTTGCAGAGCGTCGCACCAAAAAGGTGGCCAAACTGCACTTCGCCTGTCAGATACGCGGCCCCCACTGCATGTACTCGAAGGCCTGCTTTACGATGCGCACGCGCAACCCCAAGACTTGGATACATTTGATGTTTTTGGATTTTCAAGTGCGACATTAT GTGAAAGAAAAAACCGTTCTTAGTACTCGTGAGCCCGGTATCAGCAATTTGAAGAACATTTGGCAAATACTCAAGTGTGAGAACCGCAGTTTCACCGAATTGGTCACCAGCCAGTTTCCCAATGCAAAG GATCGTGAGATTCTCGTCAACGAATTACGCCACTCTGGCTTCTTGGATGTGTTCGAAGTATCCAAGACAGACACCTCCAACCCAAATTGCAATGAATTGGAATACCAATGGGGCTGTCTGCTGTGTAATCATCCCGATAAAGCCGTTGGTTTTCTTAACGGTAGCAATCAGCCAATGATCGAGGGTCAGCTGAAAGAGAAGAAAGGCAAATGGCGTCTATTTCGACGTTGGCGCACACGATATTTTACGCTCTCTGGCGCACATTTATCATGTAAAGGATCG AGTGGCGGCGAAAGCATTGATGTAAATCAAATACGCTCCGTCAAGGTATCGCGCGGCGCTCGCAACATACCAAAAGCATTCGAAATATTCACCGCCGATCAGACATTAATACTCAAGCCCAAGGACGGCAAAAATGCCGAGGAATGGGTGCAATGCTTAAGCATTGTGGTGGCGCATTCGCAGGCCCGTGATAATCCCACTGCGAAAACAAATAGTCTGCCCGCACGTGGCATGGGCAGCAGCAAGCCATCGTTTTAG
- the LOC105224778 gene encoding protein melted isoform X2, with product MHELFTKVLSKRDLSRAGDLFSVPDSEIVNDISEVLSDISPIISHPDYLKNNNDQSVVEICVTRVLSCIRETKTAERYCAALVDLLKTCLLWNLQPAGTTKEDPPHAKIAADIISSIFLNYDKKELMKISLPVAVQFLPKGNRELSRNLASYLSLAAIDYAYLLSPHVTSIMDSIMSGNFGLLRVLSQIYEVSPDEVSPHAPVLVALLPQCDSQEKLAVLQLYLLIAQKTPAVLENCVPRLCELLYDNETATITMQILLKISEQRPLLIVEHCEKIKAASKANPNTVSLAAQILASAGRTNKEHAQYALDFVLEHLPHADRTSQTNLLQEATKLCSSFPILFTDKVLACVRQKNALSQQKLSTSDINMDVSNKTSGGVTIVNLNSPTEPPPPAPTAAAAVVATVLNTAATANHSNVPNTSATSIPITADPVTSATTVSVAATTATTGRMHKSKNKSRSSPSSPKDGSRKALLSAHLKISTAQPTQPTAVNTNTTFIQQSHNAAVSGAPPLVPPTPPHTGYTRRVKLGDSRSTGRLHPTGNTHRSMTRLNVAGGSVGGLHKSMTRLSSSQHINQNGGSSSNNANNSQSSGNVVVQTPTGASTTTVGAGALPKTPTSPSSPGYVTPVPPLSNNVIITGHNKWGIPSTQVTSGGVTVTTSPTKVRPHSQGPTTLLNSSTALLKYSTDALNQSIGSISIPQNPVSVHHASPALPQQNNGNQKSVMKLPVNGNSTHEVIVSGPTTNMTPRRNNNNTSRTLLNANNSCILDQRMSTFEPYQIMRDPVQQFCEKHFGSIKSYMDDVSQSLPPPTRCSIEERRTKKVAKLHFACQIRGPHCMYSKACFTMRTRNPKTWIHLMFLDFQVRHYVKEKTVLSTREPGISNLKNIWQILKCENRSFTELVTSQFPNAKDREILVNELRHSGFLDVFEVSKTDTSNPNCNELEYQWGCLLCNHPDKAVGFLNGSNQPMIEGQLKEKKGKWRLFRRWRTRYFTLSGAHLSCKGSSGGESIDVNQIRSVKVSRGARNIPKAFEIFTADQTLILKPKDGKNAEEWVQCLSIVVAHSQARDNPTAKTNSLPARGMGSSKPSF from the exons ATGCACGAGCTCTTCACAAAAGTACTCTCCAAACGTGATCTATCCCGTGCTGGCGATCTTTTTTCGGTACCAGATTCGGAAATCGTCAACGACATCAGCGAAGTG CTCTCCGATATCAGTCCGATCATTTCTCATCCGGACTACCTCAAAAACAATAATGATCAATCGGTGGTGGAGATTTGCGTTACGCGTGTGCTCTCTTGCATACGTGAAACAAAGACTGCAGAACGTTATTGTGCCGCATTGGTTGAtttattgaagacatgcttGTTGTGGAACCTCCAGCCGGCTGGAACGACTAAAGAGGATCCACCACATGCAAAAATTGCCGCTGATATTATTTCGAGTATATTTTTG AACTATGACAAAAAGGAGCTGATGAAAATCTCACTGCCAGTCGCCGTGCAATTTCTGCCGAAGGGTAACCGTGAACTGTCCCGAAACTTGGCAAGTTATCTCTCCTTAGCAGCCATCGATTATGCCTACTTGCTAAGCCCACATGTAACTTCCATTATGGACTCCATTATGTCTG GTAATTTCGGTTTATTGCGCGTGCTTTCACAAATTTACGAGGTTTCGCCAGATGAAGTGTCGCCTCACGCACCAGTACTAGTTGCGCTGCTGCCACAGTGTGACTCACAGGAAAAACTAGCTGTtttgcaattatatttgcttATTGCGCAAAAGACACCTGCG GTACTTGAGAACTGTGTGCCACGTCTGTGCGAATTGTTGTACGACAATGAAACTGCCACAATAACAATGcagattttgctgaaaatttcCGAGCAGCGCCCGCTTTTGATAGTTGAGCATTGCGAAAAAATCAAAGCGGCCAGCAAAGCAAATCCTAACACGGTTTCCTTGGCAGCTCAAATACTCGCTTCCGCCGGACGCACGAATAAG GAACACGCCCAGTACGCACTTGATTTTGTGTTAGAACACTTGCCACATGCAGATCGCACATCACAAACGAATTTACTGCAAGAGGCCACCAAGCTATGCTCGTCATTTCCCATATTGTTCACCGATAAGGTGCTCGCTTGTGTACGTCAAAAGAACGCACTAAG TCAGCAGAAACTCTCGACGTCCGACATTAATATGGATGTAAGCAATAAAACTTCAGGTGGCGTGACAATTGTGAATTTGAATAGCCCAACAGAGCCGCCACCGCCAGCACCAACTGCAGCTGCAGCAGTGGTGGCCACCGTGCTGAATACAGCAGCCACGGCCAATCATAGTAATGTACCCAACACCTCAGCCACATCGATACCAATCACTGCCGATCCAGTCACCAGCGCAACAACCGTCTCGGTGGCGGCCACCACTGCCACCACAGGCCGCATGCACAAGAGCAAAAATAAGAGTCGCAGCAGTCCCAGTAGTCCGAAGGATGGTAGTCGCAAGGCGTTACTAAGCgcacatttaaaaattt CAACAGCACAACCAACTCAACCAACTGCTGTGAACACAAACACAACGTTTATACAACAGAGTCATAACGCTGCAGTGTCGGGTGCGCCGCCGCTTGTGCCGCCCACTCCGCCACATACTGGTTATACGCGACGCGTCAAGCTGGGAGACTCGCGCAGCACTGGTCGTCTGCATCCGACTGGCAATACGCACCGCAGCATGACGCGTCTCAATGTCGCCGGTGGTTCGGTGGGTGGCCTACACAAGAGTATGAcgcgactcagctcatcacagCATATTAACCAAAATGGTGGTTCAAGCTCTAACAATGCAAATAATTCGCAATCTAGCGGCAATGTAGTGGTACAAACGCCTACAGGCGCCAGCACAACAACTGTAGGTGCTGGTGCGCTGCCCAAAACTCCGACCAGCCCCAGCAGTCCAGGATATGTGACACCTGTGCCGCCGCTGAGTAACAATGTCATTATAACTGGTCACAATAAATGGGGTATTCCTTCGACACAGGTGACATCAGGTGGTGTCACAGTCACGACGTCTCCCACTAAAGTCAGACCGCACTCACAGGGTCCCACTACATTGCTGAACTCGAGCACTGCGTTGTTGAAATATAGTACTGATGCATTAAATCAGTCAATTG GTTCAATTTCCATACCACAGAATCCAGTTTCAGTGCATCACGCTTCGCCAGCACTGCCGCAACAGAACAATGGCAATCAGAAGTCTGTGATGAAATTACCCGTAAATGGAAAT AGTACACATGAAGTGATCGTCTCCGGCCCCACAACCAATATGACACCAcgacgaaacaacaacaacaccagtcGTACACTACTCAATGCAAACAATAGCTGTATTTTAGATCAACGTATGAGCACCTTTGAACCCTATCAGATAATGCGCGATCCCGTGCAACAATTCTGCGAGAAACATTTCGGTTCAATTAAGTCGTACATGGACGATGTATCACAGTCGCTGCCGCCGCCAACGCGTTGCAGCATTGAAG AGCGTCGCACCAAAAAGGTGGCCAAACTGCACTTCGCCTGTCAGATACGCGGCCCCCACTGCATGTACTCGAAGGCCTGCTTTACGATGCGCACGCGCAACCCCAAGACTTGGATACATTTGATGTTTTTGGATTTTCAAGTGCGACATTAT GTGAAAGAAAAAACCGTTCTTAGTACTCGTGAGCCCGGTATCAGCAATTTGAAGAACATTTGGCAAATACTCAAGTGTGAGAACCGCAGTTTCACCGAATTGGTCACCAGCCAGTTTCCCAATGCAAAG GATCGTGAGATTCTCGTCAACGAATTACGCCACTCTGGCTTCTTGGATGTGTTCGAAGTATCCAAGACAGACACCTCCAACCCAAATTGCAATGAATTGGAATACCAATGGGGCTGTCTGCTGTGTAATCATCCCGATAAAGCCGTTGGTTTTCTTAACGGTAGCAATCAGCCAATGATCGAGGGTCAGCTGAAAGAGAAGAAAGGCAAATGGCGTCTATTTCGACGTTGGCGCACACGATATTTTACGCTCTCTGGCGCACATTTATCATGTAAAGGATCG AGTGGCGGCGAAAGCATTGATGTAAATCAAATACGCTCCGTCAAGGTATCGCGCGGCGCTCGCAACATACCAAAAGCATTCGAAATATTCACCGCCGATCAGACATTAATACTCAAGCCCAAGGACGGCAAAAATGCCGAGGAATGGGTGCAATGCTTAAGCATTGTGGTGGCGCATTCGCAGGCCCGTGATAATCCCACTGCGAAAACAAATAGTCTGCCCGCACGTGGCATGGGCAGCAGCAAGCCATCGTTTTAG
- the LOC105224779 gene encoding glycerol kinase gives MTKHKNLIGVIKCDTVYVSLTVHQPPHFNEIVRTQQNISVLQPQAGWFEQDPMEIISAVYKCCDEIDKLLMKTDFTVTDIVAVGITNQRETTILWDPRTGKPFYNAIMWKDIRTDQIADRLVAEVDSQHINHFKFTSGLPISPYFSALKIRWLKNYVPKVRTACLEGHCKFGTIDSWIVWNLTNGELHVTDVTNASRTFLMNIQTLQWDPLLLRTFRVDRKMLPDIRSSSEMFGHIKNEHCKGLLGKPITGIIGNHQAGLLGQYCVKPGQAKNSYRYGLFLLCNTGERCVITDRGLITTVAYKFGPRKKTIYALEGSVPVGGACLTWLETRLNFIKNEDEAQAFAEAVETTGDVYFVPAFTGLYAPHWEQSARGLIIGLTQYSTKKHVIRAALESICFQTRDIIECMYEASGRQINKVYVDGVFSENDMLMQLQADTSGLAVYRVAVDTISLGAALCAAQAEGIDLFTLDPNRSYEDDLKRDLFLPTNTENDRVQRYRKWKRAVERSKGWASKRPGSDLTDSTYRLLVCIPAGGFILGTLFMVLLAGWGKKK, from the exons ATGACAAAGCACAAAAATTTAATCGGAGTCATTAAGTGCGACACAGTCTATGTTTCTTTAACCGTTCATCAACCTCCTCATTTCAACGAAATCGTGAggacacaacaaaatattagcGTATTGCAGCCACAAGCAGGCTGGTTCGAACAGGATCCAATGGAGATTATTTCAGCAGTTTACAAATGTTGTGATGAGATAGATAAATTGTTAATGAAGACAGACTTTACGGTTACTGACATTGTAGCCGTTGGTATTACCAATCAACGTGAGACTACAATTTTGTGGGATCCACGAACGGGAAAACCGTTTTATAATGCAATTATGTGGAAGGATATACGCACGGATCAGATAGCGGACCGTCTTGTAGCGGAGGTAGATTCACAGCATATCAACCATTTTAAGTTCACATCAGGTTTACCAATTTCACCATACTTTTCGGCACTGAAAATACGTTGGTTGAAGAATTATGTACCTAAAGTACGTACTGCATGCTTGGAAGGACATTGTAAGTTTGGTACAATCGATAGTTGGATCGTATGGAACCTCACTAACG gTGAACTGCATGTGACAGATGTGACAAATGCTTCGCGCACTTTTCTCATGAACATTCAAACATTACAATGGGATCCACTTTTATTGCGAACGTTTCGTGTGGATCGGAAAATGTTACCCGACATACGAAGTTCATCTGAAATGTTCGGTCATATCAAAAATGAACATTGCAAAGGCTTGTTGGGCAAACCAATAACCGGCATTATTGGTAACCATCAAGCGGGTTTGCTTGGCCAGTATTGCGTTAAACCAGGCCAAGCAAAAAATAGTTATCGATATggattgtttttgctttgcaatACCGGCGAACGTTGTGTTATTACAGATCGCGGTCTAATTACGACAGTTGCATACAAATTTGGGCCACGAAAAAAAACGATATATGCGTTAGAAGGTTCTGTTCCCGTGGGAGGAGCGTGTTTGACCTGGCTGGAGACacgtttaaattttataaaaaacgaaGATGAGGCACAGGCATTTGCCGAGGCTGTGGAAACTACCGGCGATGTGTACTTTGTCCCCGCTTTTACCGGTCTCTATGCGCCGCATTGGGAGCAGTCTGCTCGTGGTCTAATCATTGGACTGACACAGTACTCTACGAAGAAACACGTTATACGTGCGGCACTCGAATCGATTTGCTTTCAAACTCGTGACATTATTGAGTGCATGTACGAGGCGAGTGGTAGGCAGATAAATAAAGTCTATGTTGATGGTGTTTTCTCCGAGAATGATATGTTGATGCAGCTGCAGGCCGACACCTCGGGGTTGGCAGTGTATCGCGTTGCGGTGGACACTATCTCTTTGGGTGCAGCGCTATGTGCAGCGCAGGCCGAGGGTATTGATTTATTTACTTTGGACCCAAATAGGTCCTATGAGGATGACTTGAAGAGAGATTTATTTTTACCAACAAATACAGAAAATGATCGCGTTCAACGTTATAGAAAGTGGAAACGTGCCGTGGAGCGTAGCAAAGGTTGGGCTTCGAAGAGACCCGGTAGTGATCTTACCGATTCAACTTATAGATTGTTGGTCTGCATTCCAGCTGGAGGGTTCATTCTCGGTACTCTATTTATGGTTTTACTTGCTGGTTGgggtaagaaaaaataa
- the LOC105224780 gene encoding glycerol kinase has translation MTEGKRLLNGPKRRIITSETPSTATKSLVGVIDEGTSSVQFSLYSVPYFKEVAKYQIDLKMITPQDGWFEQNPLELMDAVYECCEKACAQLPTLGYSVADISCIGVTNQRETTVVWDSRTGQPLYNALVWKDIRSEQSVDRVLSKLDNQDKNHFKHISGLPVSPYFTALKLRWLFDNVAEVRKVHREGFCKAGTIDTWIVWNLTKGALHITDVTNASRTLLMDIETLHWHPQLLRTFKIDRNILPEIRSSSEIYGPITSDRCVLTGVPISGIIGNQHASLLGQMCVKPGQAKNTYRSGCFLLCNMGERPVISAHGLITTVAYKLGPNKPAIYALEGSVAVGGHALRWLENRVRLLKDFTQAEKCAEEVATTGDVYFVPAFTGLYAPYWRKEARGLIIGLTQYSTKHHIVRAALEAICFQTRDILECMHQESGFQLNKLHADGSISMNNLLMQLQADTAGLTVFRSQVTDTTTFGAALCAAQAEGIDLFNFHPDELQYDVVDYDTFLPTSTDDERHHRYGKWKRAVERSMDWVIKKPTRQITDETYKLLSSIPPAIFVMTTFAMIIHATANK, from the exons ATGACGGAAGGCAAACGCTTGCTGAATGGGCCTAAGCGCCGTATAATTACCTCCGAAACACCATCTACCGCAACCAAAAGTCTCGTTGGCGTCATCGATGAGGGTACCAGTAGCGTACAGTTCTCACTATATTCTGTGCCTTACTTTAAGGAAGTGGCTAAGTATCAAATCGATTTGAAAATGATAACACCACAGGATGGTTGGTTTGAACAGAATCCATTGGAACTGATGGACGCTGTATATGAGTGCTGTGAGAAGGCGTGCGCCCAGCTGCCCACGTTAGGTTACAGCGTAGCTGATATAAGCTGTATTGGCGTGACGAACCAACGAGAAACGACTGTGGTGTGGGATTCACGAACTGGCCAACCGCTGTACAATGCGCTCGTTTGGAAGGATATACGCAGTGAGCAGAGTGTCGATCGTGTGCTCTCCAAATTGGACAATCAAGACAAAAATCATTTCAAACACATTTCTGGTTTACCCGTTTCACCTTATTTCACTGCGCTGAAGTTGCGATGGCTTTTCGACAATGTCGCTGAGGTGAGAAAGGTGCATCGTGAGGGATTTTGTAAGGCCGGTACCATAGATACTTGGATTGTGTGGAATCTTACAAAAG GCGCACTACACATCACTGATGTCACAAATGCCTCGCGCACACTCCTGATGGACATCGAAACCTTGCATTGGCATCCACAGTTGCTGCGTACTTTCAAAATAGACCGTAATATACTGCCCGAAATACGTAGTAGTTCAGAAATCTATGGACCCATTACCAGTGATCGATGTGTGCTTACCGGTGTACCAATTAGTGGTATAATTGGTAATCAACATGCCTCACTCTTGGGACAAATGTGCGTCAAACCCGGCCAAGCTAAGAACACTTATCGTTCTGGTTGTTTTCTACTCTGTAATATGGGAGAGCGTCCAGTTATTTCAGCGCATGGCCTCATCACCACAGTCGCCTATAAGCTGGGACCAAATAAACCAGCCATCTATGCATTGGAGGGTTCTGTGGCGGTAGGCGGACACGCTTTACGCTGGCTAGAGAATCGTGTACGCCTGTTGAAAGACTTCACGCAAGCGGAAAAATGCGCAGAGGAGGTGGCGACAACGGGCGATGTATACTTTGTGCCTGCCTTTACGGGTCTCTATGCACCCTATTGGCGTAAGGAAGCGCGTGGCTTAATTATTGGCCTCACGCAATATTCCACTAAACATCATATAGTGCGTGCCGCCTTGGAGGCAATCTGTTTTCAAACACGCGACATATTGGAGTGCATGCATCAGGAGAGCGGTTTCCAGCTCAATAAATTGCATGCCGATGGCTCGATTAGTATGAATAATTTACTAATGCAATTGCAGGCCGATACGGCTGGATTAACAGTTTTTCGCTCGCAAGTGACTGATACTACCACCTTTGGTGCAGCACTGTGTGCAGCACAGGCGGAAGGTATAGATTTGTTCAACTTTCATCCGGATGAGTTACAGTATGATGTTGTGGACTATGACACTTTTCTACCCACGAGTACTGACGACGAACGTCATCATCGCTACGGTAAGTGGAAGCGTGCAGTGGAACGTAGCATGGATTGGGTAATTAAGAAACCTACTCGCCAAATAACTGATGAGACGTATAAGCTGCTGTCATCCATACCGCCGGCAATATTCGTTATGACCACTTTTGCTATGATCATACACGCGACAGCGAACAAATAG